One window from the genome of Nicotiana sylvestris chromosome 9, ASM39365v2, whole genome shotgun sequence encodes:
- the LOC104240491 gene encoding vacuolar protein sorting-associated protein 28 homolog 2-like — MEVKLWNDKREREMYDNFGELFAIIKATEKLEKAYVRDIVSPAVYETECQKLIAQFKTLSSTLKDAVPNIERFHDTYKMDCPAALNRLVISGVPATVEHRAAASMSAVTSAAVVAECVQNFITAMDSLKLNMIAVDQVHPLLSELSSSLNKLSILPMDFEGKTKMREWLSRLSKMGAADELTEQQARQLHFDLESSYNSFMAALPTDGA; from the coding sequence ATGGAGGTTAAGCTATGGAATGACAAGCGTGAAAGGGAAATGTATGACAACTTTGGTGAGCTCTTTGCGATTATCAAAGCGACAGAGAAGCTAGAGAAGGCTTATGTTCGTGACATCGTTTCACCAGCTGTATATGAAACTGAGTGCCAGAAACTGATTGCTCAGTTCAAGACCTTATCTTCTACATTGAAAGATGCTGTACCTAACATTGAGCGATTTCATGACACCTACAAAATGGATTGCCCTGCTGCACTAAACCGACTTGTGATCTCTGGTGTGCCAGCTACTGTAGAGCACCGAGCTGCTGCTTCAATGTCAGCTGTAACTTCAGCTGCTGTTGTGGCCGAGTGTGTGCAGAATTTCATCACTGCAATGGACTCGTTGAAGTTGAACATGATTGCAGTTGACCAGGTCCATCCCCTGTTGTCAGAGCTCTCATCTTCCCTCAATAAGCTGTCGATTCTGCCGATGGATTTTGAGGGAAAGACAAAGATGAGAGAGTGGCTTTCAAGGTTGTCGAAGATGGGGGCTGCAGATGAGTTGACAGAACAGCAGGCTCGTCAACTCCACTTTGATCTGGAATCCTCGTACAATTCTTTCATGGCAGCACTGCCCACTGATGGAGCTTAG